A section of the Acropora muricata isolate sample 2 chromosome 4, ASM3666990v1, whole genome shotgun sequence genome encodes:
- the LOC136914254 gene encoding hepatocyte nuclear factor 3-gamma-like translates to MSAFSPVSCYEKTPDYYPPVPAVSTMTWPSAVPSTYELSPWYSWGLHSAKLSCHGASPPAAVAPLEYTSFWPSVPSLGSCGFLVPSGSSLVRSYEKPNQSYIGLIAEAILSSPEKKLVLSDIYSYILTRYPYFRTKGSGWRNSIRHNLSLNDCFVKAGRSPNGKGHFWTICPMYYEDFLHGDYRRRRAGKVIKLDLKPADRLLSNPHRYFAFFSEESKPSVIPDQRETVSNSTPPRYDDCDREEARVQNEDSETSEPSSPAENDPRRRRSFDVQSLLSVQH, encoded by the coding sequence ATGTCAGCGTTTAGCCCTGTTTCGTGCTATGAGAAAACGCCGGATTATTACCCACCTGTTCCAGCGGTCAGTACAATGACTTGGCCCAGCGCTGTACCTTCAACGTACGAGTTATCACCTTGGTACTCTTGGGGACTTCATTCAGCTAAATTGAGTTGTCACGGAGCTTCACCCCCGGCTGCTGTTGCTCCTCTTGAGTACACCAGCTTTTGGCCCTCTGTTCCTTCTCTTGGAAGCTGTGGCTTTTTAGTGCCCTCTGGAAGCTCTCTGGTCAGGTCGTACGAAAAACCAAACCAATCCTACATTGGACTGATCGCCGAAGCGATCCTAAGCTCTCCGGAGAAAAAGCTTGTCTTAAGTGACATTTACAGCTACATTCTGACTCGATATCCTTACTTCAGGACCAAAGGCAGTGGATGGAGAAATAGTATTCGCCACAATCTATCGCTCAACGATTGTTTCGTCAAGGCTGGCCGCAGTCCGAACGGCAAAGGCCATTTCTGGACAATATGTCCCATGTACTACGAAGATTTCTTGCACGGAGACTATCGCAGAAGGAGAGCTGGAAAAGTTATCAAATTGGACTTAAAACCAGCTGATCGCCTCCTGAGCAATCCGCATCGTTATTTTGCATTCTTTAGCGAAGAGTCGAAACCCAGTGTGATTCCCGACCAACGCGAGACCGTTTCGAATTCTACTCCTCCAAGATACGACGACTGTGATCGAGAAGAAGCGAGGGTGCAAAATGAGGACTCTGAAACAAGTGAGCCCTCTTCGCCGGCCGAGAATGATCCAAGAAGACGCCGAAGCTTTGACGTTCAGAGTTTACTGTCGGTGCAACATTAG